In one Anticarsia gemmatalis isolate Benzon Research Colony breed Stoneville strain chromosome 9, ilAntGemm2 primary, whole genome shotgun sequence genomic region, the following are encoded:
- the MRP gene encoding multidrug-Resistance like Protein 1 isoform X3 codes for MSYNSTLDSFCGSQFWNSSLSWYTENPELTPCFQKTVLVWTPCLYLWVAAFLDTYYILNSKERNIPWNILNISKLVITCLLIVLKFVDLGVTVHTSSKEDLEVFNADYYSPIIKILTFALSATLLYYNRKYGMRASGVLFFFWLLLILAGLPQMRTQIASHYYSDEDENVKYNFVSYMVYYPLIVIMFLLNCFADLPPKDTPYKYEKNQCPENASGFPSRLTFSWFDPLALTGFRRSLTEDDLWALNPQDSSTEVVPKFDKIWEKSLKRRETLNGTKATYRITSASVNFKPESEKKPASILPALCLAFGGQFLFGSLLKLFNDVLMFLSPQLLKLLINFVSSKEPMWKGYLYAVALLACATVQTMLLAHYFTRMYLVGMRIRTALTSSIYRKSLRMSNAARKESTVGEIVNLMSVDAQRFVELTAYLNMIWSAPLQIALALYFLWGILGPSVLAGLAVMIILIPINGLIANRVKTLQIRQMKYKDERVKLMNEVLNGIKVLKMYAWEPSFEEQILKIRNKEMNVLKQTAYLNSATSFIWSCAPFLVTFLTFFTFLICDPENHILTAENIFVSMSLFYTMHLPLGLLPLIIVSVIETSVGIKRLNKFMNCDELDDSSVEHDPKEPNPIVVENGHFTWGDQDAEPALKNINLHIPRGSLVAVVGAVGSGKSSLLAALLGEMNKVSGRVNLNGDIAYVPQQAWIQNATLQDNILFGKPLDKQKYNNVINVCALKPDFDVLPGGDQTEIGEKGINLSGGQKQRVSLARAVYYDADNYFLDDPLSAVDSHVGKHIFDKVIGPSGLLKNKTRVWVTHNVSYLAQTDLVLVLRDGHVSEAGTYQQLLEKKGAFAEFLLHHLSDAERTSPEELDEIKQDLESKLGTEFQNKLQRARSLSESASESEQPAAGDRAGSVKRKTPDSVTPNELKEKNKLIEAEKTETGSVKWGVYKHYLLSVGLLSSVVTVLMNLILQVFQVGSNYWLTAWSNDDKMIVNGTVDTQRRDMYLGVYGGLGIGQALASIFADLMPYLACWRAARLLHELLLDHVLKAPLQFFEVTPVGRILSRFSKDVDILDTSLPSQISDLMWCVFEVLGTLFVISLSTPIFLAVILPIGIIYYVIQRFYVATSRQLKRLESVSRSPIYSHFGESITGATTIRAYGVSERFIEESERGVDHNQSCYYPSCIANRWLAVRLEMIGNLIIFFSAMFAVLSRDTISPGLVGLSVSYALQITQTLNWLVRMTSEVETNIVAVERIKEYAETEQEAPWTKPQGPGASWPETGAVQLEGLTLAYRSGAEPVLRDVTCTVAPRDKLGIVGRTGAGKSTLTLGLFRIVEAVGGRILIDGLDVAGIGLHQLRSRITIIPQDPVLFSGTLRMNLDPFETYSDQDVWRALEHAHLKPFVQGLQAGLRHEVSEGGENLSVGQRQLVCLARALLRKTPLLVLDEATAAVDLETDELIQKTIRSEFAACTVLTIAHRLNTIMDSTKVMVLDKGQLVEYAPPEQLLQDKNSIFYSMAKDAGLVN; via the exons ATGTCTTACAATTCCACGCTTGATAGCTTCTGTGGATCTCAATTTTGG aataGCAGTCTGTCATGGTACACAGAAAATCCAGAACTAACGCCATGCTTCCAAAAAACGGTGCTGGTGTGGACGCCGTGCTTATACTTATGGGTCGCGGCGTTTCTTGACACTTACTATATTCTAAATAGCAAAGAAAGGAATATACCATGGAATATATTAAACATCAGCAAGTTAGTCATAACTTGCCTCCTGATAGTATTAAAATTCGTGGACCTGGGAGTCACGGTGCACACCTCATCGAAAGAAGACTTGGAAGTATTCAATGCCGATTATTACAGTCCTATCATCAAGATTTTGACATtt GCCTTATCAGCTACGTTGCTTTACTATAATCGAAAATATGGTATGAGAGCATCAGGGGTGCTGTTCTTCTTTTGGCTACTTTTAATTCTGGCAGGTCTGCCTCAAATGCGGACCCAAATTGCCTCACATTACTATAGCGATGAAGATGAAAAtgtcaaatacaattttgtcAGTTACATGGTGTACTATCCTTTGATAGTGATCATGTTTCTTCTTAATTGTTTCGCCGACTTGCCACCTAAAGATACTCCATACAAATACGAAAAG AACCAATGTCCAGAGAATGCGTCAGGCTTCCCAAGCCGCCTCACATTCAGCTGGTTCGACCCGCTCGCCCTCACTGGATTCCGTAGGAGTTTGACCGAAGACGACCTATGGGCGCTGAACCCTCAAGACTCTTCCACAGAAGTTGTCCCTAAATTCGACAAAATATGGGAAAAATCACTAAAGAGGCGAGAAAC TTTGAACGGCACAAAAGCGACGTATCGCATCACATCGGCTAGCGTCAACTTCAAGCCTGAGTCCGAGAAGAAACCAGCTTCAATATTACCAGCGCTATGTTTAGCTTTCGGAGGCCAATTCCTGTTCGGATCTCTTCTGAAGTTATTCAACGATGTACTGATGTTTTTGTCGCCGCAGTTACTCAA ACTGCTTATTAATTTCGTTAGCAGTAAAGAACCGATGTGGAAAGGTTACCTGTACGCAGTTGCGTTGCTTGCCTGTGCTACGGTACAAACGATGTTACTAGCGCACTACTTCACTAGAATGTACCTCGTAGGCATGAGAATAAGAACAGCGTTAACCAGCTCTATCTACAGAAAGTCCCTGCGAATGTCCAATGCAGCTAGGAAGGAGTCTACCGTCGGAGAGATTGTTAACCTGATGTCCGTCGACGCACAAAG ATTCGTAGAATTGACCGCTTACTTGAACATGATATGGTCGGCTCCGCTGCAAATCGCTCTTGCCCTATATTTCCTATGGGGTATACTGGGACCGTCGGTGCTCGCTGGCCTAGCTGTGATGATCATACTGATTCCTATCAACGGACTCATCGCCAACAGAGTAAAGACACTACAGATCAGGCAGATGAAATACAAAGATGAAAGAGTCAAGCTTATGAACGAAGTTCTTAACGGGATTAAG GTGCTCAAAATGTACGCATGGGAGCCAAGCTTCGAAgaacaaatacttaaaataaggAACAAAGAGATGAATGTATTGAAACAGACGGCTTATCTGAATTCGGCTACCTCCTTCATTTGGTCATGTGCACCGTTCTTG gtGACCTTCCTAACATTCTTCACGTTTCTGATTTGCGACCCCGAGAACCATATCCTGACAGCTGAAAACATTTTCGTGTCGATGTCTCTGTTTTACACAATGCACTTACCTCTAGGTTTACTGCCACTCATCATAGTATCTGTGATCGAG ACGTCAGTCGGTATAAAACGTTTGAACAAGTTCATGAACTGTGACGAATTAGACGACTCTTCTGTGGAACACGACCCTAAAGAAC CGAATCCAATCGTGGTTGAAAACGGTCATTTCACGTGGGGTGATCAAGACGCGGAACCAGCACTAAAGAACATAAATCTGCACATTCCTCGCGGCTCGCTCGTCGCCGTCGTCGGCGCTGTCGGCTCCGGGAAGAGCTCGCTGCTCGCCGCGCTGCTCGGAGAAATGAACAAAGTCTCTGGACGGGTCAATCTAAATG GTGATATTGCGTATGTGCCACAACAAGCATGGATTCAAAACGCTACTCTAcaagataacattttattcgGCAAACCTCTCGACAAACAGAAATACAATAATGTGATAAACGTATGCGCGCTCAAGCCCGACTTCGACGTGCTACCTGGTGGCGATCAAACGGAAATAGGCGAGAAAGGTATAAATCTGTCTGGCGGTCAGAAGCAGCGCGTGTCTCTGGCGCGCGCGGTGTACTACGACGCCGACAACTACTTCCTGGACGACCCGCTCAGCGCCGTCGACTCGCACGTCGGGAAACACATCTTCGACAAG GTGATCGGTCCCAGCGGTCTGCTCAAGAACAAGACGCGTGTGTGGGTGACACACAACGTGTCGTACCTGGCGCAGACAGACCTGGTGCTGGTGCTGCGCGACGGCCACGTGTCCGAGGCCGGCACCTACCAGCAGCTGCTCGAGAAGAAGGGAGCTTTTGCTGAATTCCTTCTGCATCATTTGAGCGATGCCGAACGTACCTCGCCTGAAG aatTGGACGAAATCAAACAAGACCTGGAAAGTAAACTTGGCACGGAATTCCAAAACAAGTTACAGAGGGCTCGTTCGCTATCTGAAAGTGCTTCTGAATCGGAACAACCTGCAGCAG GTGATCGTGCAGGTAGCGTAAAGAGAAAGACTCCGGACAGCGTCACACCGAACGAATTGAAAGAGAAGAATAAACTTATAGAAGCAGAAAAGACTGAGACTGGAAGC GTGAAATGGGGAGTGTACAAACACTACTTATTGAGTGTAGGACTACTATCGTCCGTGGTAACTGTACTTATGAACTTAATTCTGCAAGTCTTCCAAGTTGGCTCCAACTACTGGCTCACCGCGTGGTCCAATGATGATAAAATG ATCGTGAACGGCACGGTGGACACTCAACGACGCGACATGTACCTCGGCGTGTACGGAGGACTCGGCATCGGACAAG CATTAGCTTCAATTTTTGCCGACTTAATGCCTTACTTGGCGTGTTGGCGGGCGGCGAGGTTGCTCCACGAGCTATTGTTGGACCATGTGTTAAAGGCACCGTTGCAATTCTTCGAAGTGACTCCGGTTGGCAGGATACTCTCTAGATTTTCTAAAGACGTGGACATTTTGGACACGTCTCTTCCCTCGCAGATCTCGGATTTGATGTGGTGCGTCTTTGAG GTATTGGGTACGTTATTTGTGATAAGTTTGTCGACGCCGATATTCTTGGCGGTGATCCTGCCCATCGGTATCATCTACTACGTGATCCAGCGCTTCTACGTGGCGACGTCAAGACAGTTGAAACGTCTCGAGTCAGTGTCACGCTCCCCCATCTACTCGCACTTCGGAGAGAGTATCACTGGTGCCACTACTATACGAGCTTACGGTGTCTCTGAAAG GTTCATAGAAGAGTCGGAACGAGGTGTTGACCACAATCAGTCTTGTTACTATCCGAGCTGCATCGCGAACAGGTGGCTGGCGGTTCGTCTAGAAATGATCGGCAATCTGATCATATTCTTTTCGGCAATGTTTGCCGTGCTCAGTAGAGATACTATCAGTCCTGGTCTAGTGGGACTGTCGGTCAGCTACGCATTACAG ataacgCAAACCCTAAACTGGCTCGTTCGTATGACATCGGAAGTAGAAACTAACATCGTAGCGGTCGAGAGAATAAAAGAATATGCCGAAACTGAACAG GAAGCACCATGGACTAAACCGCAGGGTCCCGGCGCCTCGTGGCCGGAGACGGGCGCCGTGCAGCTGGAAGGGCTGACGCTGGCGTACCGCTCCGGCGCGGAGCCGGTGCTGCGGGACGTGACGTGCACGGTGGCGCCGCGCGACAAGCTCGGCATCGTCGGCCGCACCGGCGCCGGCAAGTCCACGCTCACGCTCGGCCTGTTCAG GATCGTGGAGGCGGTGGGCGGCCGCATCCTCATCGACGGGCTGGACGTCGCCGGCATCGGCCTGCACCAGCTGCGCTCGCGCATCACCATCATCCCGCAGGACCCGGTGCTGTTCTCGGGCACGCTGCGCATGAACCTGGACCCCTTCGAGACGTACTCGGACCAGGACGTGTGGCGCGCGCTCGAGCACGCGCACCTCAAGCCCTTCGTGCAGG GGCTGCAGGCGGGGCTGCGCCACGAGGTGTCGGAGGGCGGCGAGAACCTGTCGGTGGGACAGCGACAGCTCGTGTGCCTGGCGCGGGCGCTGCTGCGCAAGACCCCGCTGCTCGTGCTGGACGAGGCCACCGCCGCCGTCGACCTGGAGACTGACGAGCTCATCCAG AAAACGATCCGCTCCGAGTTCGCGGCGTGCACCGTGCTCACCATCGCGCATCGCCTCAACACCATCATGGACTCCACCAAGGTCATGGTGCTGGACAAGGGCCAGCTCGTCGAGTACGCGCCACCCGAGCAACTGCTGCAAGATAAGAATTCTATATTCTATAGTATGGCCAAAGACGCTGGTCTAGTTAACTAA
- the MRP gene encoding multidrug-Resistance like Protein 1 isoform X1: protein MSYNSTLDSFCGSQFWNSSLSWYTENPELTPCFQKTVLVWTPCLYLWVAAFLDTYYILNSKERNIPWNILNISKLVITCLLIVLKFVDLGVTVHTSSKEDLEVFNADYYSPIIKILTFALSATLLYYNRKYGMRASGVLFFFWLLLILAGLPQMRTQIASHYYSDEDENVKYNFVSYMVYYPLIVIMFLLNCFADLPPKDTPYKYEKNQCPENASGFPSRLTFSWFDPLALTGFRRSLTEDDLWALNPQDSSTEVVPKFDKIWEKSLKRRETLNGTKATYRITSASVNFKPESEKKPASILPALCLAFGGQFLFGSLLKLFNDVLMFLSPQLLKLLINFVSSKEPMWKGYLYAVALLACATVQTMLLAHYFTRMYLVGMRIRTALTSSIYRKSLRMSNAARKESTVGEIVNLMSVDAQRFVELTAYLNMIWSAPLQIALALYFLWGILGPSVLAGLAVMIILIPINGLIANRVKTLQIRQMKYKDERVKLMNEVLNGIKVLKMYAWEPSFEEQILKIRNKEMNVLKQTAYLNSATSFIWSCAPFLVTFLTFFTFLICDPENHILTAENIFVSMSLFYTMHLPLGLLPLIIVSVIETSVGIKRLNKFMNCDELDDSSVEHDPKEPNPIVVENGHFTWGDQDAEPALKNINLHIPRGSLVAVVGAVGSGKSSLLAALLGEMNKVSGRVNLNGDIAYVPQQAWIQNATLQDNILFGKPLDKQKYNNVINVCALKPDFDVLPGGDQTEIGEKGINLSGGQKQRVSLARAVYYDADNYFLDDPLSAVDSHVGKHIFDKVIGPSGLLKNKTRVWVTHNVSYLAQTDLVLVLRDGHVSEAGTYQQLLEKKGAFAEFLLHHLSDAERTSPEELDEIKQDLESKLGTEFQNKLQRARSLSESASESEQPAAGDRAGSVKRKTPDSVTPNELKEKNKLIEAEKTETGSVKWGVYKHYLLSVGLLSSVVTVLMNLILQVFQVGSNYWLTAWSNDDKMIVNGTVDTQRRDMYLGVYGGLGIGQVVSVSVSSLALYLGTLAAARALHAALLGGVLHAPTIGFFDCTPVGRVLNRFSKDVDVLDNVLPMTLRGWTSCFFSVLGTLFVISLSTPIFLAVILPIGIIYYVIQRFYVATSRQLKRLESVSRSPIYSHFGESITGATTIRAYGVSERFIEESERGVDHNQSCYYPSCIANRWLAVRLEMIGNLIIFFSAMFAVLSRDTISPGLVGLSVSYALQITQTLNWLVRMTSEVETNIVAVERIKEYAETEQEAPWTKPQGPGASWPETGAVQLEGLTLAYRSGAEPVLRDVTCTVAPRDKLGIVGRTGAGKSTLTLGLFRIVEAVGGRILIDGLDVAGIGLHQLRSRITIIPQDPVLFSGTLRMNLDPFETYSDQDVWRALEHAHLKPFVQGLQAGLRHEVSEGGENLSVGQRQLVCLARALLRKTPLLVLDEATAAVDLETDELIQKTIRSEFAACTVLTIAHRLNTIMDSTKVMVLDKGQLVEYAPPEQLLQDKNSIFYSMAKDAGLVN, encoded by the exons ATGTCTTACAATTCCACGCTTGATAGCTTCTGTGGATCTCAATTTTGG aataGCAGTCTGTCATGGTACACAGAAAATCCAGAACTAACGCCATGCTTCCAAAAAACGGTGCTGGTGTGGACGCCGTGCTTATACTTATGGGTCGCGGCGTTTCTTGACACTTACTATATTCTAAATAGCAAAGAAAGGAATATACCATGGAATATATTAAACATCAGCAAGTTAGTCATAACTTGCCTCCTGATAGTATTAAAATTCGTGGACCTGGGAGTCACGGTGCACACCTCATCGAAAGAAGACTTGGAAGTATTCAATGCCGATTATTACAGTCCTATCATCAAGATTTTGACATtt GCCTTATCAGCTACGTTGCTTTACTATAATCGAAAATATGGTATGAGAGCATCAGGGGTGCTGTTCTTCTTTTGGCTACTTTTAATTCTGGCAGGTCTGCCTCAAATGCGGACCCAAATTGCCTCACATTACTATAGCGATGAAGATGAAAAtgtcaaatacaattttgtcAGTTACATGGTGTACTATCCTTTGATAGTGATCATGTTTCTTCTTAATTGTTTCGCCGACTTGCCACCTAAAGATACTCCATACAAATACGAAAAG AACCAATGTCCAGAGAATGCGTCAGGCTTCCCAAGCCGCCTCACATTCAGCTGGTTCGACCCGCTCGCCCTCACTGGATTCCGTAGGAGTTTGACCGAAGACGACCTATGGGCGCTGAACCCTCAAGACTCTTCCACAGAAGTTGTCCCTAAATTCGACAAAATATGGGAAAAATCACTAAAGAGGCGAGAAAC TTTGAACGGCACAAAAGCGACGTATCGCATCACATCGGCTAGCGTCAACTTCAAGCCTGAGTCCGAGAAGAAACCAGCTTCAATATTACCAGCGCTATGTTTAGCTTTCGGAGGCCAATTCCTGTTCGGATCTCTTCTGAAGTTATTCAACGATGTACTGATGTTTTTGTCGCCGCAGTTACTCAA ACTGCTTATTAATTTCGTTAGCAGTAAAGAACCGATGTGGAAAGGTTACCTGTACGCAGTTGCGTTGCTTGCCTGTGCTACGGTACAAACGATGTTACTAGCGCACTACTTCACTAGAATGTACCTCGTAGGCATGAGAATAAGAACAGCGTTAACCAGCTCTATCTACAGAAAGTCCCTGCGAATGTCCAATGCAGCTAGGAAGGAGTCTACCGTCGGAGAGATTGTTAACCTGATGTCCGTCGACGCACAAAG ATTCGTAGAATTGACCGCTTACTTGAACATGATATGGTCGGCTCCGCTGCAAATCGCTCTTGCCCTATATTTCCTATGGGGTATACTGGGACCGTCGGTGCTCGCTGGCCTAGCTGTGATGATCATACTGATTCCTATCAACGGACTCATCGCCAACAGAGTAAAGACACTACAGATCAGGCAGATGAAATACAAAGATGAAAGAGTCAAGCTTATGAACGAAGTTCTTAACGGGATTAAG GTGCTCAAAATGTACGCATGGGAGCCAAGCTTCGAAgaacaaatacttaaaataaggAACAAAGAGATGAATGTATTGAAACAGACGGCTTATCTGAATTCGGCTACCTCCTTCATTTGGTCATGTGCACCGTTCTTG gtGACCTTCCTAACATTCTTCACGTTTCTGATTTGCGACCCCGAGAACCATATCCTGACAGCTGAAAACATTTTCGTGTCGATGTCTCTGTTTTACACAATGCACTTACCTCTAGGTTTACTGCCACTCATCATAGTATCTGTGATCGAG ACGTCAGTCGGTATAAAACGTTTGAACAAGTTCATGAACTGTGACGAATTAGACGACTCTTCTGTGGAACACGACCCTAAAGAAC CGAATCCAATCGTGGTTGAAAACGGTCATTTCACGTGGGGTGATCAAGACGCGGAACCAGCACTAAAGAACATAAATCTGCACATTCCTCGCGGCTCGCTCGTCGCCGTCGTCGGCGCTGTCGGCTCCGGGAAGAGCTCGCTGCTCGCCGCGCTGCTCGGAGAAATGAACAAAGTCTCTGGACGGGTCAATCTAAATG GTGATATTGCGTATGTGCCACAACAAGCATGGATTCAAAACGCTACTCTAcaagataacattttattcgGCAAACCTCTCGACAAACAGAAATACAATAATGTGATAAACGTATGCGCGCTCAAGCCCGACTTCGACGTGCTACCTGGTGGCGATCAAACGGAAATAGGCGAGAAAGGTATAAATCTGTCTGGCGGTCAGAAGCAGCGCGTGTCTCTGGCGCGCGCGGTGTACTACGACGCCGACAACTACTTCCTGGACGACCCGCTCAGCGCCGTCGACTCGCACGTCGGGAAACACATCTTCGACAAG GTGATCGGTCCCAGCGGTCTGCTCAAGAACAAGACGCGTGTGTGGGTGACACACAACGTGTCGTACCTGGCGCAGACAGACCTGGTGCTGGTGCTGCGCGACGGCCACGTGTCCGAGGCCGGCACCTACCAGCAGCTGCTCGAGAAGAAGGGAGCTTTTGCTGAATTCCTTCTGCATCATTTGAGCGATGCCGAACGTACCTCGCCTGAAG aatTGGACGAAATCAAACAAGACCTGGAAAGTAAACTTGGCACGGAATTCCAAAACAAGTTACAGAGGGCTCGTTCGCTATCTGAAAGTGCTTCTGAATCGGAACAACCTGCAGCAG GTGATCGTGCAGGTAGCGTAAAGAGAAAGACTCCGGACAGCGTCACACCGAACGAATTGAAAGAGAAGAATAAACTTATAGAAGCAGAAAAGACTGAGACTGGAAGC GTGAAATGGGGAGTGTACAAACACTACTTATTGAGTGTAGGACTACTATCGTCCGTGGTAACTGTACTTATGAACTTAATTCTGCAAGTCTTCCAAGTTGGCTCCAACTACTGGCTCACCGCGTGGTCCAATGATGATAAAATG ATCGTGAACGGCACGGTGGACACTCAACGACGCGACATGTACCTCGGCGTGTACGGAGGACTCGGCATCGGACAAG TGGTGTCGGTGTCGGTGTCGTCGCTGGCGCTGTACCTGGGCAcgctggcggcggcgcgcgcgctgcaCGCGGCGCTGCTGGGCGGCGTGCTGCACGCGCCCACCATCGGCTTCTTCGACTGCACGCCCGTGGGCCGCGTGCTCAACCGCTTCAGCAAGGACGTGGACGTGCTCGACAACGTGTTGCCCATGACGCTCAGGGGCTGGACCTCCTGCTTCTTCTCG GTATTGGGTACGTTATTTGTGATAAGTTTGTCGACGCCGATATTCTTGGCGGTGATCCTGCCCATCGGTATCATCTACTACGTGATCCAGCGCTTCTACGTGGCGACGTCAAGACAGTTGAAACGTCTCGAGTCAGTGTCACGCTCCCCCATCTACTCGCACTTCGGAGAGAGTATCACTGGTGCCACTACTATACGAGCTTACGGTGTCTCTGAAAG GTTCATAGAAGAGTCGGAACGAGGTGTTGACCACAATCAGTCTTGTTACTATCCGAGCTGCATCGCGAACAGGTGGCTGGCGGTTCGTCTAGAAATGATCGGCAATCTGATCATATTCTTTTCGGCAATGTTTGCCGTGCTCAGTAGAGATACTATCAGTCCTGGTCTAGTGGGACTGTCGGTCAGCTACGCATTACAG ataacgCAAACCCTAAACTGGCTCGTTCGTATGACATCGGAAGTAGAAACTAACATCGTAGCGGTCGAGAGAATAAAAGAATATGCCGAAACTGAACAG GAAGCACCATGGACTAAACCGCAGGGTCCCGGCGCCTCGTGGCCGGAGACGGGCGCCGTGCAGCTGGAAGGGCTGACGCTGGCGTACCGCTCCGGCGCGGAGCCGGTGCTGCGGGACGTGACGTGCACGGTGGCGCCGCGCGACAAGCTCGGCATCGTCGGCCGCACCGGCGCCGGCAAGTCCACGCTCACGCTCGGCCTGTTCAG GATCGTGGAGGCGGTGGGCGGCCGCATCCTCATCGACGGGCTGGACGTCGCCGGCATCGGCCTGCACCAGCTGCGCTCGCGCATCACCATCATCCCGCAGGACCCGGTGCTGTTCTCGGGCACGCTGCGCATGAACCTGGACCCCTTCGAGACGTACTCGGACCAGGACGTGTGGCGCGCGCTCGAGCACGCGCACCTCAAGCCCTTCGTGCAGG GGCTGCAGGCGGGGCTGCGCCACGAGGTGTCGGAGGGCGGCGAGAACCTGTCGGTGGGACAGCGACAGCTCGTGTGCCTGGCGCGGGCGCTGCTGCGCAAGACCCCGCTGCTCGTGCTGGACGAGGCCACCGCCGCCGTCGACCTGGAGACTGACGAGCTCATCCAG AAAACGATCCGCTCCGAGTTCGCGGCGTGCACCGTGCTCACCATCGCGCATCGCCTCAACACCATCATGGACTCCACCAAGGTCATGGTGCTGGACAAGGGCCAGCTCGTCGAGTACGCGCCACCCGAGCAACTGCTGCAAGATAAGAATTCTATATTCTATAGTATGGCCAAAGACGCTGGTCTAGTTAACTAA